In the Candidatus Atribacteria bacterium genome, GGGTAATTGTGAAGATCATGTACCTTAACCTTGAGCAAAAACAGTTTACCACTTTGGATAACTTTCCCAGTTGTTACATCAAAGATAGAACCGTGTTTTGGGCAGATAATGTGGTTGCCATTAAGTTTTCCTTCGTATAGAGAACCTCCCATGTGCGGGCAAATGTTATCGATTGCATAATATGAATTTTGAATATTCGTCATGAGTATCTCTTTACCTTCTAAAGATATTTTCTTTTTTTCTCCTGCATTTAGTTCGTTTGTTTGAGCAACCTTAACATACTTCATGAAAAACCTCCTTAAGAATAATAGGGACAGATACCTATTTAAGGATCTTGGGTCATATGGTTAACCTAGCATGTCTTTGCTACA is a window encoding:
- a CDS encoding Rieske (2Fe-2S) protein, whose translation is MKYVKVAQTNELNAGEKKKISLEGKEILMTNIQNSYYAIDNICPHMGGSLYEGKLNGNHIICPKHGSIFDVTTGKVIQSGKLFLLKVKVHDLHNYPIKIEGTDILIGI